In the genome of bacterium, the window CCTTGTTGGTGCCCAGTATCCGGAACCGCCCGGGAAGGATCAATACATAGTGGACGAGGCTCAGATAATCTCGACTTCATACGGGCAGCAGATAACGGATATATGCAGAGGGCTTGAAGAATCCAAAGGCATAAAGATGCAGGTTCTTACAATCCTTTCCACAAATGGTGAAGAAATTGGTCCGTTTGCCGAAAATGTTAGGCTTTCATGGGCTGATGACACTATAAAAGACAACACACTTCTTATAGTGGTATCCAAAGAAGATCATGCTGTAACGACTTCTCTCGGTGAAAAGGTCGGGGGGTTTATTCCTCAATCGACCGTTGACCGGGTCAGGCGCGATGTATTCATTCCGAACTTCAGGGAAGGCAATTACGGCAGGGGCATCTTCTGGGCGGCTAGAATCTATGAGCGCGATATCAAGGGAACTGAAGACGCCGTTCTTGATTACGAAGAAGATCCTGAAATTAAAGAAGGTAAAAGCTATTCGGTCGATCAGGACGCAATCGATTGCTGCGTTAAAGCCGCGTGCCTTTTTGGCTGGTGGATGTGGTGGCAGGATTTGTGGGATCACGATCATCATCATCATCATCGGCACGGATGGTCTGACGACTAATCATTTTGCATGAGAAGGTTTCTGGAGACGGCTTCATTAATTTTTTCACCACTGGTTCTTCTCGCATCTAAGTATCCCAGCCCGCCTCCTCCAGGCGAGTACGTTCGAGATGATGCCGGCGTTCTTTCTCCATCCGATATCGCAAGAATCAACGCGCTATGCAGTGAAGTGGAGGAAAAGACAACCGCAGAGATGGCGGTGCTCGTGCTCTCCTCGACAGGGAACGAGGTGATTTCTGCGTATGCTACCAATCTTGGCAACTACTGGAAGGTCGGGCAGGCATCCCGAGACAACGGTCTTGTGATGGTCGTCGCGATAGATGACAGGCAGGTGTTTACGGCTACAGGGTCGGGTATGGAGGGGATACTTCCTGATGCGACGGTGTACCAAATCTACAAACAGGTGCTGGTTCCTAACTTCAAGAAAGCGAAGTATGGCACAGGCATTTACAAGGCTTTGCAGGTTTACGCGAAGGAAATAGGCAAACATTATTCAGAAAACCTCGAAAGTGCAAGGGGAGCACCTATCGTACGCAAGGGGATATGGGCTGAAATCCCGATATGGGCATGGGTTTTCATTCTCATGGTGATTGGTTTCAACGTTCTCAATATTGTTGCAAAAGCGGGAAAGAAACGCGGCGCAACTGGCTGGTTCTGGACAACTTT includes:
- a CDS encoding TPM domain-containing protein codes for the protein MKKLFLSILLPLVLVGAQYPEPPGKDQYIVDEAQIISTSYGQQITDICRGLEESKGIKMQVLTILSTNGEEIGPFAENVRLSWADDTIKDNTLLIVVSKEDHAVTTSLGEKVGGFIPQSTVDRVRRDVFIPNFREGNYGRGIFWAARIYERDIKGTEDAVLDYEEDPEIKEGKSYSVDQDAIDCCVKAACLFGWWMWWQDLWDHDHHHHHRHGWSDD
- a CDS encoding TPM domain-containing protein, with protein sequence MRRFLETASLIFSPLVLLASKYPSPPPPGEYVRDDAGVLSPSDIARINALCSEVEEKTTAEMAVLVLSSTGNEVISAYATNLGNYWKVGQASRDNGLVMVVAIDDRQVFTATGSGMEGILPDATVYQIYKQVLVPNFKKAKYGTGIYKALQVYAKEIGKHYSENLESARGAPIVRKGIWAEIPIWAWVFILMVIGFNVLNIVAKAGKKRGATGWFWTTFGSSGSSSGGGFSGGSFGGGGFSGGGGGGGW